In Nymphaea colorata isolate Beijing-Zhang1983 chromosome 13, ASM883128v2, whole genome shotgun sequence, one DNA window encodes the following:
- the LOC116267269 gene encoding mitotic-spindle organizing protein 1-like gives MDSAASQNARESLDLVLHISNLLSTGLDRHTLSILVDLCERGVNPEALAAVVREIRQESSAPPLHHLKDQHH, from the coding sequence ATGGATTCTGCGGCTTCTCAGAACGCCCGAGAATCGTTGGATCTGGTGCTACACATCTCGAACTTGCTGAGCACGGGGTTGGACCGCCATACGCTTTCCATCCTCGTAGACCTCTGCGAGAGGGGTGTCAACCCCGAGGCCCTCGCTGCCGTCGTCAGGGAGATCCGCCAAGAAtcctccgctccccctctccacCACCTCAAGGACCAACATCATTAG
- the LOC116267268 gene encoding protein YIP4b-like: MSHNDTIPLHPSSQSDIDEIENLINESVQSASLHGSVPVAPARPPSPPRVSIPVSSAPFITSSIPPSTQKPVPPVPPVAPSSNANQRQNIAATAFGSAPNTLTEPVWDTVKRDLSRIVSNLKLVVFPNPFREDPGKALRDWDLWGPFFFIIFLGLTLSWSASVKKSEVFAVAFGVLAAGAIILTLNVLLLGGHIIFFQSLSLLGYCLFPLDVGAVLCMLKDNVILKIIVVSITLAWSSWAAYPFMSAAVSPRRKALALYPVFLMYISVGFLIIAID; encoded by the exons ATGTCGCACAACGATACCATCCCCCTTCATCCCTCTTCCCAATCGGACATCGACGAGATCGAGAACCTCATCAACGAGAGCGTCCAGTCGGCCAGCCTCCACGGATCCGTCCCTGTCGCCCCCGCCCGTCCCCCGAGCCCTCCCAGGGTGTCGATCCCCGTCTCGTCGGCCCCCTTCATCACATCTTCCATCCCGCCGTCGACCCAGAAGCCCGTGCCTCCCGTGCCACCCGTGGCACCGAGTTCGAACGCCAATCAGAGGCAGAACATTGCGGCGACCGCGTTCGGTTCAGCTCCCAACACGCTGACGGAACCTGTTTGGGACACGGTGAAGCGAGATCTGTCTAGAATCGTGAGCAATTTGAAGTTGGTGGTCTTTCCGAATCCTTTTCGCGAAGATCCGGGCAAGGCGTTGAGGGATTGGGATCTTTGGGgccctttcttcttcatcatattcCTCGGTCTCACGTTGTCGTGGTCAGCATCTGTGAAGAAG TCTGAGGTTTTTGCGGTTGCTTTTGGGGTCCTTGCTGCTGGCGCCATTATTTTAACACTTAATGTTCTTCTTCTG GGTGGGCATATCATCTTTTTTCAAAGTTTGAGCCTTCTGGGGTATTGCCTGTTCCCTCTCGATGTTGGAGCTGTTCTTTGCATGCTGAAAGACAATGTGATACTTAAAATAATTGTGGTGTCAATAACACTGGCGTGGAGCTCATGGGCAGCTTATCCCTTTATGAGTGCTGCTGTCTCGCCCAGAAGAAAGGCTCTTGCCCTCTATCCGGTCTTCCTTATGTACATCTCTGTTGGTTTCCTTATCATTGCTATAGACTAA